DNA from Pontibacter deserti:
ACTACTGTATAGCCAGTAGAGCTACTGGCAGCACCTTGGTTAGAACTGACACGGATGGCACCATTTGATGCTAACGATGGTACTGTAACTTTTATCTCTGTATCGCTTACTTTTGTAAAGCTTGTTGTAGAACCGCTGCCTATACTAATAGCTGTTACTGTTGAAAAGTTTGTACCGATAATTGTGACTTCTGTGCCTACAGGACCTGAAGAAGGGGAAAAAGAAGTAATAGCAGGAGCATTGACTACTGTATAGCCAGTAGAGCTACTGGCAGCACCTTGGTTAGAACTGACACGGATGGCACCATTTGATGCTAACGATGGTACTTTGATCCTAATTTCTGAGTCAGAAACAATAGTAAACTCATAAGTTGCCCCATTCCCTATACTAACAGTATGAGCTTCAGTAAAACCAGAACCATTAATAGTTACTTCTGTGCCTACCGGACCTGTGGTGGGGGAGAAAGAATTAATAACAGGTACGCCTTGTGCCTGAGCACTTATTCCTATTAAAAATATTAATACAAACTTTGTAAGCAGCGTTCTTATAAGCCAGTTATAAGGGTGAGCGTAGAAACGTGCCATAGTTAAAAATAAGTAGCAAGATTAAATACCTGTAAGTTAGCGCCTTGAGCACAAGGAATCAGTTGCAAAATAAGATAATTAATTTCTTTCCACCGCAATTCTTTATAACTATTTTTTTATACAATCTAAAGCAAACCCACCAAAGTATAATTGTAAATATATATTATCCATAATATAGCCAAGGAATTATAAAGACCAGTTTACTAATTCATAACCTATTGTATTTAAGCACTTTAAATACATAAAAAATATGCTTCAAAACTATCAGTTGATTTCAAAAGGAGAGCAATAAAAAATATTTAACCCAACATGAAACATAAAAAGTACAAAAAAATAAGCCGCTTATGTTTTTGAATATATAATTGTAGATTTAAAAGTTTATGCAATCTCAGAAATACCCACTTTTAAGTATGGCATGTTAGGTTTACCATAAAATTTCTTAAAATAACGCTATTCTGAAGGTTTAACCGATAACATAACAATGTTAGCTATCACAACTAACTTTTTCGGGCGACAGGATAAGGCCGATCTTCATTTGGTTGGATAAATAGCTCCTGAGAATCCAGATCTAATGTGACGAGGTTTCCATAACTGGCGTTCTTATAATATACGCAACCTGCGTCTAAATTCAGCTCATAATCGTTATGAGCTACAGATTTTTTAATACTATGTAGAGCTAGTGGGGTATGCCCATGTACTAATCGCTTATTATTTAATTTGGCAGGATCTGCTTTGTAGCCCCGAATATTAAGCATGGCTTCTTTATCTTTAAAAATATTTGCTTGTTTAAAATCGAAGCCAGCATGAACGAGAAAGATGTCGGGTAACTCCAGGTAATAAGGAAGGTTATTGAGGAAGGAAATATATTTAGAGGGTAAATGCTCAAAATCGCGTATCCCAAAACTTTCTAATACTAATTCTTTTTCTGTAGCAGTGAGATTTAATGCTGCTTCGCCCTTCGTAGCAGCTTTCAAAAGCATTTGGTCATGGTTGCCGCGCAGGCACTGTACGTTATAATGCTGTTTCTGCAGATGAACTATAAAATCAATTACACCTTTGCTGTCCGGGCCTTTATTAACCACATCGCCCAAAATGTATAGTTCATCATGCTTCTGCAGTTTCAACTGACCCCACACCATTGCCTTTAGCGTTTGTGCACAACCATGAATATCAGTAAGAACGTAGCGGGCCATTTAATAAAGGGATGAAAAGTATAGCAAAGGTATTTATAAAAATAGCACCTGTTTTGGCAGGTGCTATTTTTATCTTTAAAGTTATACTTCGTTAGTACTTTCCTTTATCCAGATCAGGTTTATTGGTACCTCGGTTATCGTTATTTTTAAGAACGTTACCTGTCGATGCTGGATTTTCTTCTGCACCTTCTGTGTACTTGTTCTTTAACTTATCATTTATCTGGCCAATTGGTTTTGCTCCGGCTTTACTCTGGCCGGTACCTGTTGGGTTACCTTTGCTTTCACCGCCTGGTTGGGTGTGCTTATATGATGGCATCTTTCCTCCTTCTTTAAATTTAAAAACTCCTGCCGCTACTGCAGCAAGTATAAACTATAACCTGCGTATCAGGTTCCTCTTCCTTCATCTTCAGTGCGCATGTTATCCGGTGGTGGTGTTCCATCGTCGGCAAAATCGTTAACGCCGGTAGCAGATGGGCCTTCGGAGGCTGTATCGCTACCAAAACCTTCTTTGCCGTCGCGGTTACCAAAACCTCCGCGCTGATGTTCGTTCTTCGGTGGATCTGCACCAGGTATAATATGTCCTGCACGCATTTCCAGTTCGCTGGTATCATCTTCTATCACCCGCACAGGTCGGTTGTGCCCGATGTCTCCTTTTTGCGAGTTCTTGTTATCGTTATTTTCCTTATTATCAGCCATATTTGTTAAAATTATGAGTCTTTGCCGTCAGGCAACAATACCCTTTTTACTCCTTTTTTATACTTATGGTTGAGTAAAAGCTACGAACCAACCTGCTCGCCGCCATTTACATGTATTACCTGTCCTGTTATGTAAGAGCCATCTTCAGAAGCAAGCAAGACGTAGGCAGGAGCAACTTCAGAAGGTTGGCCAGGACGTTTCAGTGGCACATTTTGCCCGAATTCTTTTACCTCTTTTGCATCGAAAGAGGCAGGTATAAGAGGTGTCCAGATCGGGCCTGGTGCCACTCCGTTTACACGAATTTTTTTCTCAGCAAGGTTAGCTGACAAAGATCTTGTGAAGGCTGTAATAGCACCTTTAGTGGATGCATAGTCCATGAGGTGGTGGCTACCACGGTAAGAGGTTACAGAAGTAGAGTTTATGATAGCACTGCCTTCCTTCATATGTTCCAGAGCAGCTTTGGTGATATAGAACATCGAGAAGATGTTAGTCTGAAAGGTACGCTGCAGCTGGTCTTTTGAAA
Protein-coding regions in this window:
- a CDS encoding metallophosphoesterase family protein, producing the protein MARYVLTDIHGCAQTLKAMVWGQLKLQKHDELYILGDVVNKGPDSKGVIDFIVHLQKQHYNVQCLRGNHDQMLLKAATKGEAALNLTATEKELVLESFGIRDFEHLPSKYISFLNNLPYYLELPDIFLVHAGFDFKQANIFKDKEAMLNIRGYKADPAKLNNKRLVHGHTPLALHSIKKSVAHNDYELNLDAGCVYYKNASYGNLVTLDLDSQELFIQPNEDRPYPVARKS
- a CDS encoding SDR family oxidoreductase; the protein is MENKPKKLPAQKQKSQPGKEHKMTPQPEFIRDNYKGSDKLKDKVALITGGDSGIGRAVAVHFAREGADVAIVYLNEDRDADETKELIEKEGRRCVLISGDIGNEKFCQKAVEQTVKKLGKLDILVNNAAEQHEQSDLKDISKDQLQRTFQTNIFSMFYITKAALEHMKEGSAIINSTSVTSYRGSHHLMDYASTKGAITAFTRSLSANLAEKKIRVNGVAPGPIWTPLIPASFDAKEVKEFGQNVPLKRPGQPSEVAPAYVLLASEDGSYITGQVIHVNGGEQVGS